The DNA region AAGCGTTTTAGGGAATTATTTTTTTGTCAAAAAAAATCAAATATGAGTTTTAAATGAAATGATTTTGCATCTGATTTTTTTAATGTCTAATACCCTTTAATATTTTTTATGCGATTATTGTTTCATATTTTTGCTTCCATAAATAAAAAAATTATGCACTATACTGAACTGGTAAAAGGGAAAGTACATTGGATTGGGGTGAACGATCGAAGAAAAAGGTTGTTTGAGAATATATGGCCGCTCGAAAGGGGCGTTTCATATAATTCATATTTGATTCTTGACGAAAAAACGGCACTTATCGATACAATCGAGGATCGCGCAGCGGGAAATTATATTGAGCGAATTGAGAAACTTCTGAATGGTCGAAAACTCGATTATCTGATAATTAATCATATGGAACCAGATCATTCTGGTGAAATAAAAGAGATTTTCAACCACTTTAAGGGCGTTAAGCTTATTGGTAACCTCAAGACTTTTAAAATTGTTGAGGCATACTGGGGTATTAAAGATAATTTACATCAGGTTGATGATTGCGATATTATAGATTTAGGTTATCATAAACTTAAATTTTTTATGACACCATGGGTGCATTGGCCAGAAACAATGATGACTTATGATTCAACAGATCAAATACTATTTTCCGGTGATGCTTTTGGAAGTTTTGGTACGCTGGATGGCGGTATTTTCGATGATGAAATAAACGATACATTTTTTGAGGAAGAGATGCGTCGTTATTACTCTAATATTGTTGGTAAATATAGCAATATGGTGCAGAAGGCTCTTGTAAAACTTCAAGGAATTCCAGTTCAAGCAGTAGCCCCAACGCATGGACCAGTATGGCGTTCAAATCCTAGTAAAGTTATTGGTTTGTATGATAAATGGAGCAGATACGAAGCGGAGGAGGGTGTTGTTATCATTTTTGCATCAATGTACGGGAATACTGAGATGATGGCTGATTATATTGGCCGTAAACTTTCCGAAAATGGTGTTAAAAATATCCGAATTCATGATGTTTCAAGAACACATATTAGCCACCTTATCAATGAGATATGGAAATATAATGGATTGATACTTGGTTCTTGTGCATACAATTCACAGATGTTTCCATTGATGGAACAGCTTACCCGTGAATTGACTCATATGGGATTAAAAAATAAATATTTAGGATTATTTGGCAGCTATAGTTGGAATGGGGGCGGAGTGAAAAATCTTATGGCTTTTGCTCAGGAGATTGGACTTGAACTTGTTGCAGATCCTGCCGAAATTTTTGGAAAACCATCGGATGATAAATATCAACAGTGCGAGATATTGGCTCAAAAAATGGCCGAAAAAGTTAAAAGATAAAGCAAAAGCCCCGAAATTTGGGGCTTTTGCTTTTCCAATTGCTAATGAATTAGCTTAATATCCAGTAAAGACCCAAGAAAATACCACACGAAAGCACTACTGTTACAGGTATAGTCACGACCCATGCAATCAATATGTTTTTAACGGTTTTATACTGTAAGTTTTTTAGACCGCCCTGTGAAACCATGCTACCAGCAATGCCCGAAGATAATACGTGAGTTGTACTTACTGGTAAACCTAACATGGTTGAAACACCAATAGTACTTGCAGCCACCATCTCAGCACTTGCGCCTTGTGCGTAGGAAAGGTGCGATTTACCGATCTTTTCTCCAATTGTAACTACAATTCGTTTCCAACCAATCATTGTTCCAAGACCTAGCGAAGCAGAGACCATAAGAATAACCCACCATGGAGCAAATTCTGTAAAGGATTTTAACTCTTTAAGGTTGCTTTTAAGCTTAGAGTTCTCAATTTCAGTTAACCCAAGTTGCATGTAATTACTATGTTTACTTAAAAGTTTATCACAATTTTTAGAAATCATTATTATATCCTTACGTACCTCAAATCTTTTTTTAGGAGTAATTTCATCTTTAGTTTCCGATTCTTC from Bacteroidales bacterium includes:
- a CDS encoding FprA family A-type flavoprotein, producing the protein MHYTELVKGKVHWIGVNDRRKRLFENIWPLERGVSYNSYLILDEKTALIDTIEDRAAGNYIERIEKLLNGRKLDYLIINHMEPDHSGEIKEIFNHFKGVKLIGNLKTFKIVEAYWGIKDNLHQVDDCDIIDLGYHKLKFFMTPWVHWPETMMTYDSTDQILFSGDAFGSFGTLDGGIFDDEINDTFFEEEMRRYYSNIVGKYSNMVQKALVKLQGIPVQAVAPTHGPVWRSNPSKVIGLYDKWSRYEAEEGVVIIFASMYGNTEMMADYIGRKLSENGVKNIRIHDVSRTHISHLINEIWKYNGLILGSCAYNSQMFPLMEQLTRELTHMGLKNKYLGLFGSYSWNGGGVKNLMAFAQEIGLELVADPAEIFGKPSDDKYQQCEILAQKMAEKVKR